In Oncorhynchus masou masou isolate Uvic2021 chromosome 10, UVic_Omas_1.1, whole genome shotgun sequence, a single genomic region encodes these proteins:
- the LOC135547768 gene encoding trace amine-associated receptor 5-like, with translation MEEHEDVQYCFQDRNSSCRKQLHTPTNLLILSLAVSDLLVGLIVIPVTTVAIIESCWSFGEYFCVFQFYVSCLCTSLSLGNLVLISIERYVAVCDPLLYHSKITVVSRCLKECFTGEGYMWGKIIDFVITIVVPCSIILTLYMKIFVMARSQARKVFSKDAASVSGVKTVQANKSERKAAKTLSIVVFNYLICWIPFLFCFLFFYFFSDNLLSFIISFLPLSNSLINPIVYALFYPWFKVKAKHIFSEVKAFIVPIFLFPSLKK, from the exons ATGGAGGAACATGAAGATGTTCAATATTGTTTTCAAGACAGAAACTCTTCTTGCAGAAAG CAGCTCCACACTCCAACCAAcctgctcatcctctctctggctgtgtcagaTCTCCTGGTGGGACTGATTGTGATACCAGTAACGACTGTAGCAATAATTGAATCATGCTGGAGTTTTGGggaatatttctgtgtgtttcaaTTCTACGTCTCTTGTTTGTGTACTTCTTTATCTCTGGGCAATTTGGTCTTGATATCTATTGAACGCTATGTTGCTGTGTGTGATCCCTTATTGTACCACTCTAAAATAACA GTAGTGAGTAGGTGCTTGAAAGAATGTTTTACTGGTGAAGGATATATGTGGGGCAAAATAATTGACTTCGTAATTACAATCGTTGTCCCGTGCTCTATTATTTTAACACTTTATATGAAAATCTTTGTGATGGCCAGATCACAGGCCAGGAAGGTATTTTCAAAAGATGCTGCCAGTGTGTCTGGTGTTAAAACTGTACAAGCAAATAAGTCTGAGAGAAAAGCAGCAAAAACTCTGTCTATTGTTGTTTTCAACTATCTCATTTGTTGGATTccatttctgttttgttttttatttttttatttctttagtGACAATTTATTATCATTCATCATCAGCTTTCTGCCACTTTCTAATTCCTTAATTAATCCAATAGTTTATGCTTTATTTTATCCATGGTTCAAAGTGAAGGCTAAACATATTTTCTCTGAAGTTAAGGCGTTCATAGTACCTATTTTTTTATTTCCCAGTTTAAAAAAATAG